In the Pseudorasbora parva isolate DD20220531a chromosome 23, ASM2467924v1, whole genome shotgun sequence genome, one interval contains:
- the LOC137062573 gene encoding trace amine-associated receptor 13c-like codes for MAYETEDHETQYCFPAINSSCIKGKRSRYEYSIMYVFFSLLSAWTVFLNLLVIISISHFKKLHTPTNLIILSLAVADMLIGLIAMPVDAIKLIETCWYFGETLCDLFMIIMALLLSTSLSNLVLIAIDRYVAVCHPLLYPHKITTTRTLISICLCWFFSSAYNIAFMVSGRYFVRSQGTEMCYGKCYLLIHISWTVIDLFFYFLFPLTVIITLYMRIFYVAHQQVKVINSLMKGGKHVTEGSVMRKSERKAALTLGIIVTAYLLCFIPYYILSLTSSTVIFSAPVTFILWTLYVNSGMNPVVYALFYRWFKISVKHILTLKILKPGSSFLDIFTNYS; via the coding sequence ATGGCCTATGAGACTGAGGATCACGAGACTCAATACTGCTTTCCTGCCATCAACTCATCATGTATCAAGGGGAAACGCTCTAGATATGAATACAGTAtcatgtatgtgtttttttcattGCTGTCAGCATGGACTGTGTTTCTGAACCTGCTGGTGATCATCTCCATCTCTCACTTCAAGAAGCTTCACACTCCAACCAACCTGATTATTCTCTCTCTGGCTGTGGCCGACATGCTTATTGGACTTATTGCGATGCCTGTGGATGCCATCAAGTTGATTGAGACATGTTGGTACTTTGGAGAAACTTTGTGTGACCTGTTTATGATCATCATGGCTCTTCTCCTCTCAACATCTCTCAGTAATTTAGTTTTAATAGCTATTGATCGTTATGTGGCTGTGTGTCACCCTTTACTGTACCCACATAAAATAACCACAACTAGAACCTTAATAAGCATCTGTCTCTGCTGGTTTTTCTCCTCTGCTTACAATATTGCCTTTATGGTTAGTGGTAGATATTTTGTACGCTCACAAGGAACAGAAATGTGCTATGGAAAGTGCTATTTACTAATACATATCTCATGGACAGTCATTGACCTGTTCTTTTATTTCTTGTTTCCTTTGACTGTGATCATAACTTTATATATGAGGATATTTTATGTTGCACATCAGCAGGTGAAAGTTATAAACTCTCTGATGAAGGGTGGAAAACATGTAACTGAAGGTTCAGTGATGAGGAAATCTGAGAGAAAAGCTGCTCTGACATTAGGAATCATTGTGACAGCTTATCTGCTCTGCTTTATTCCATACTATATCTTGTCTTTAACAAGTAGTACAGTGATTTTTTCTGCTCcagttacatttatattatggACATTATACGTTAACTCAGGCATGAATCCTGTTGTCTATGCTTTATTTTACCGCTGGTTTAAAATATCAGTTAAACACATCTTAACTCTTAAAATATTGAAGCCAGGATCATCTTTCTTAGACatatttacaaattattcaTGA